From Megalobrama amblycephala isolate DHTTF-2021 linkage group LG24, ASM1881202v1, whole genome shotgun sequence, the proteins below share one genomic window:
- the LOC125259925 gene encoding ceramide-1-phosphate transfer protein: MADTFSLQRVLETFRSSLSENKEVYIKYYISGWKELVSFMNSLGNVFSFISKDVVCKIQILENFLSGENGSHYVTIQSMVKYELENDLVDLTKRGSHPESGCRTLLRLHRALRWLELFLEKLRTSSEDSKTSVMCSDAYNESLAHHHPWLIRKAVGVAFCALPGRNTFFDVMNAGDHTQVVALLGESLPLISEVYQITEDLYAKNNLLELP; the protein is encoded by the exons atggcagatacATTCAGTCTTCAGAGGGTTTTAGAAACATTCAGATCAAGTCTGAGTGAGAATAAGGAGgtttacattaaatattatatatcagGATGGAAGGAGCTGGTCAG CTTCATGAATAGTTTGGGGAACGTGTTTTCCTTCATCTCCAAGGATGTGGTCTGCAAAATCCAGATCCTAGAGAACTTCCTTTCAGGAGAAAATGGATCCCATTATGTCACCATCCAGTCCATGGTGAAGTATGAGCTGGAAAATGACCTGGTGGACCTCACCAAAAGAGGCAGCCACCCAGAATCCGGATGCCGGACTCTTCTGAGGCTTCATCGTGCTCTGCGCTGGCTGGAGCTCTTCCTCGAGAAACTGCGAACCAGCTCCGAGGACAGCAAGACCTCAGTCATGTGTTCCGATGCCTACAACGAGTCTCTGGCTCATCACCACCCCTGGCTCATCCGTAAAGCCGTCGGCGTGGCGTTCTGTGCCCTTCCAGGGCGCAACACGTTCTTTGATGTGATGAATGCAGGTGATCACACTCAGGTGGTTGCTCTGTTAGGAGAGTCTTTGCCCCTCATCTCTGAGGTATACCAGATCACAGAAGACTTGTATGCAAAGAACAACCTCCTGGAGTTACCATAG